The Brasilonema sennae CENA114 genome includes a region encoding these proteins:
- a CDS encoding DUF2087 domain-containing protein: MNYTEELKSYLDEQGRIKEWPSKRNKGKFQKLVLEYLASKFEVGIVYTEKEVNALLNGHHTFGDPAMLRRELFESGLIDRKRDGSAYWRNLQN, translated from the coding sequence ATGAATTACACAGAAGAACTCAAAAGCTATCTTGATGAACAGGGACGTATCAAAGAGTGGCCCTCCAAGCGCAATAAGGGAAAGTTTCAAAAGTTGGTGTTGGAGTATTTAGCGTCAAAATTTGAGGTTGGTATTGTTTATACAGAAAAAGAGGTGAATGCACTGCTTAATGGGCACCACACCTTTGGCGACCCCGCGATGTTGAGACGAGAGTTATTTGAAAGCGGGTTAATTGACAGAAAGCGGGATGGTTCCGCTTACTGGCGCAATCTTCAAAATTGA
- a CDS encoding TonB-dependent siderophore receptor, whose amino-acid sequence MKRWISLPKMHLWLVVCLIGYIFNCVVIQSALAEVETEHGKSTTTTTNKIRRLSEIELPVTNASGLLSQSSTPQPAPSSEILQVVQVTAVKANSTGKGVEIILQTTKGQQLQLTNRSAGNNFIVDIPNAQLRLPSGEAFIFRSEKPIAGITEIKVTNQDAKTIRVTVTGEAKLPLVELFDGNEGLIFAVASSVQQGQQPQTQQPTSETQSQKPPDSQSDEPIELVVTGQQNQYTAPNASTATGTETPIIQTPFAIQVVPQEIIRDQQVTRTEEALRNISGVTYQGSSNNRSGADFSIRGFTDAPILRDGFRRYGVVQAPLEVANLERIEVLKGPASILYGAIEPGGLINAVSKQPLSEPFYETELQVGSRGLVRPRFDFSGPLSADGKVLYRLNGLYQRLDSFRNLDQEDSHIFIAPTLTWKIGDRTDLGISLEYLDNNRPADFGIPAIGKKIADVPRDHIDSEPTDAVTNQYLNVGYNLEHRFSRNWKLRNAFRYSSYDYDFNVVALPLSFDEATGTVSRFFASQEGHDENYSLQANVVGEFATGPINHTLLFGADYIHSATNFFTVFDFTTPLPLNLFNPVYGVAKPSENTLPPYGGTDGTSNRWGFYLQDQISLFQNLKLLAGIRYDTIESKTVNVPGQVTQPGETTQNDDAFTPRVGILYQPSKAVSLYASYSESFTPNTTNTATGEPLEPQRGKGYEFGVKTELLNGKLFATLAYFDITKQNVAVTDPNFPLASIASGEQRSRGVEFDVAGEILPGWKIIASYAYINGEVSADTNPELVGNRLYGVPEHSASLWTTYEIQRGNLQGLGVGVGFNYVGERQGDLANSYQADGYFITNAAVFYRRNNWRFGLNFKNIGDVKYIESVSNLRGGGNIFGEPLTVIGSVSLQF is encoded by the coding sequence GTGAAACGTTGGATATCTCTGCCCAAAATGCATTTGTGGCTAGTAGTCTGTTTGATAGGATACATTTTTAATTGTGTAGTCATTCAATCTGCTTTGGCAGAGGTTGAAACCGAGCATGGAAAGTCAACAACTACAACAACTAATAAGATTCGGCGATTAAGCGAGATTGAGCTCCCCGTCACTAATGCTAGTGGGTTGCTTTCTCAATCGTCAACACCACAACCAGCGCCCTCCTCAGAAATTTTGCAAGTGGTGCAAGTGACAGCAGTCAAGGCAAATTCCACAGGTAAAGGTGTGGAAATAATATTACAGACTACCAAGGGGCAACAATTACAACTCACCAATCGCAGTGCTGGTAACAATTTTATTGTCGATATTCCAAATGCTCAACTACGCCTACCCAGTGGCGAGGCATTCATATTCCGCTCGGAAAAACCAATAGCGGGTATTACTGAGATAAAAGTAACAAATCAAGATGCAAAGACAATTCGAGTCACGGTGACGGGTGAGGCGAAGTTACCACTTGTTGAGTTATTTGATGGTAATGAAGGTCTGATCTTTGCTGTTGCATCTTCTGTGCAGCAAGGGCAGCAGCCTCAAACACAACAGCCTACTAGTGAAACTCAGTCCCAAAAACCGCCCGACTCCCAAAGTGATGAGCCAATTGAGTTAGTGGTGACGGGTCAGCAAAACCAGTATACAGCACCTAATGCTTCCACTGCCACCGGCACCGAGACCCCGATTATTCAGACTCCCTTTGCAATTCAGGTAGTTCCTCAAGAGATAATTCGGGATCAGCAAGTCACACGCACAGAAGAAGCGCTGCGCAATATCAGTGGTGTCACTTACCAAGGAAGTTCAAACAACAGGAGTGGTGCGGATTTCAGCATTCGAGGGTTTACTGATGCCCCGATTCTGCGCGATGGATTTAGGCGGTATGGGGTTGTTCAAGCGCCTTTAGAAGTAGCCAATTTAGAGCGGATTGAAGTACTCAAGGGTCCGGCATCCATTTTGTATGGTGCGATTGAACCCGGAGGATTGATTAACGCGGTGTCCAAGCAGCCCTTGTCCGAGCCGTTTTACGAAACAGAATTACAAGTGGGAAGCCGGGGTTTGGTTCGACCCCGCTTTGACTTTTCGGGTCCCTTAAGCGCTGATGGTAAAGTACTCTACCGTCTGAATGGGTTGTACCAGAGATTGGACAGCTTTCGCAACCTTGACCAAGAAGATTCGCATATCTTTATTGCCCCGACACTTACCTGGAAAATAGGCGATCGCACCGATTTAGGAATTTCGCTGGAATATCTCGACAATAATCGCCCTGCTGATTTTGGTATCCCAGCTATTGGCAAAAAAATTGCTGATGTTCCACGGGATCACATTGACTCCGAACCTACTGACGCGGTGACAAATCAATATCTAAATGTTGGTTATAACTTGGAGCATCGGTTTAGTCGGAATTGGAAATTACGCAATGCCTTTCGCTATTCCTCCTATGACTACGATTTCAATGTTGTTGCGCTTCCCCTTTCTTTTGACGAAGCAACGGGTACAGTCAGTCGCTTTTTTGCCTCCCAAGAAGGACACGATGAGAATTATAGTTTGCAAGCTAACGTCGTGGGTGAGTTTGCTACGGGTCCTATCAATCACACTCTTTTATTCGGTGCAGACTACATTCATAGTGCAACAAACTTTTTCACAGTGTTTGATTTTACTACTCCTCTACCGTTGAATCTTTTCAATCCGGTTTACGGGGTGGCTAAACCCAGTGAGAATACATTACCGCCTTATGGCGGCACTGATGGAACATCCAATCGCTGGGGATTCTATCTGCAAGATCAGATTTCATTATTCCAGAATCTGAAGCTGTTAGCAGGTATCCGCTACGACACCATAGAATCAAAAACAGTCAACGTGCCGGGGCAGGTGACACAACCGGGTGAGACTACTCAAAATGATGATGCTTTTACTCCGCGTGTGGGGATTCTTTACCAACCGAGCAAAGCTGTATCTTTGTACGCCAGTTACTCAGAATCCTTCACTCCCAATACGACAAATACAGCAACGGGTGAACCTTTGGAACCGCAACGGGGCAAAGGTTATGAGTTTGGCGTCAAAACGGAGTTGCTAAATGGTAAACTGTTTGCCACGTTGGCATATTTTGATATTACCAAACAAAATGTGGCGGTTACCGATCCCAACTTCCCCCTTGCATCCATCGCATCTGGAGAACAGCGCAGTCGTGGGGTTGAGTTCGATGTCGCGGGAGAAATATTGCCGGGATGGAAGATCATCGCTTCCTACGCTTACATCAATGGTGAAGTCAGCGCTGATACCAATCCCGAATTGGTTGGCAATAGGTTATATGGTGTTCCCGAACATAGTGCCAGTTTATGGACAACTTATGAAATTCAGCGCGGTAATTTGCAGGGTTTAGGGGTGGGAGTTGGATTTAATTATGTTGGTGAAAGACAGGGGGATTTAGCTAACAGCTATCAGGCAGATGGTTATTTCATCACCAATGCAGCAGTTTTTTATCGGCGCAATAATTGGCGATTTGGGCTTAACTTCAAAAATATTGGTGATGTCAAATACATCGAAAGTGTATCGAATCTGCGAGGTGGAGGTAACATTTTTGGCGAACCATTGACCGTGATTGGCTCGGTTTCGCTGCAGTTTTAA
- a CDS encoding WD40 repeat domain-containing protein, whose protein sequence is MDIGVRLLFQIVLELTPVIAALIQKRNEERPTLAKYLASQEIKEFIQSVSSVSQSITHSGKLEQEKIQQQQLAFDVQKTQLKIATQQQETALKLPEAQKIFENWPLRLLPSQILESHTKNQRTPLKIFLAPPKIKFDKFDNRGEDISDIEFMLAEGLREFLNQHYSLHNPVRPTEFLAGAWDSKRFHSESSIKALFGTLKTEPVLILESEADGDYLNFRIGYWGIGQENFYYYKTISRLPYKEIVDESAISRAKKWKIIRDELIALGESLEEINQIGGENVSNLATLEKAEKWKEKGIDISQLGLQYQVNRQDIEKLCQVLITCHTLAASWVADAYHLVHNDVPPLLPELLPSFLTNTINSKLLQAMSDDNPLYMYAAGYKQLYQALEVERHHWIPDLALKLAQTLSHLLDEVWAKEQVDYSVNTWLQLRQVSQHREIHPLRAMQSAIKIEDEGYIEKLKEYFTAVGDSQSVTYAEELLNAIAQEKDKRQHESVYLSHTLIGHSDKVTSVAISPDGQILVSGCADKTVKIWNLSTGKVVRTLTEKIGEVSSVAISPDGNLLVVGSCEHPRNNVKVWHLATGKLLHTLLGHQKPINCVVISPDGLILASASNKIKIWNLHTGDPPALSRPLGERISTLWHSSAVYAAAISPDSAILASGSSDHKIRLWNPITGELLSTLSGHSGEVKAIAISPDGQFLLSGSTDKTIKIWHLCTGKVLHTLTGHSDEVTSIAVSPDGKTLYSGSADKTIKMWHSQTGELLQTLIGHSQVINSVAISSDGRFIASGSSDKTIKIWRVGF, encoded by the coding sequence ATGGATATAGGAGTAAGATTACTGTTTCAAATAGTATTAGAGTTGACACCTGTCATTGCAGCTTTAATACAAAAAAGAAATGAAGAACGTCCGACACTCGCAAAATACTTAGCTTCCCAAGAGATTAAAGAATTTATTCAATCTGTTAGCAGTGTTAGTCAGAGTATCACTCATTCGGGAAAACTGGAGCAAGAAAAAATTCAGCAACAGCAATTAGCATTTGATGTTCAAAAAACACAACTAAAGATAGCAACACAACAGCAAGAAACAGCGCTCAAATTACCAGAAGCACAGAAAATTTTTGAAAATTGGCCTTTACGATTATTGCCTTCACAAATTTTAGAGTCTCATACCAAGAATCAACGCACTCCACTAAAAATTTTTCTTGCTCCTCCTAAAATAAAGTTTGATAAATTTGATAATCGAGGAGAAGATATTTCAGATATCGAGTTCATGTTAGCTGAAGGTTTACGAGAATTTCTTAATCAGCATTATTCTCTACACAATCCAGTTAGACCGACAGAGTTTTTAGCAGGGGCTTGGGATAGTAAGCGTTTTCATAGTGAATCAAGTATTAAGGCTCTGTTTGGAACATTAAAAACAGAGCCTGTTTTAATTTTAGAGTCAGAAGCTGATGGAGATTATCTAAATTTTCGTATTGGTTATTGGGGAATTGGACAAGAGAATTTTTATTATTATAAAACGATTTCTCGCTTACCATACAAGGAAATTGTTGATGAGTCAGCAATAAGTCGTGCTAAGAAGTGGAAAATAATAAGAGATGAACTGATTGCACTGGGAGAAAGCTTAGAGGAAATTAATCAGATTGGCGGAGAAAATGTGAGCAACTTGGCAACTTTGGAAAAAGCAGAAAAATGGAAAGAAAAAGGAATTGATATTAGTCAATTGGGCTTACAATACCAAGTGAATCGCCAAGATATTGAAAAACTCTGCCAGGTTTTGATTACGTGTCATACCCTTGCTGCAAGTTGGGTAGCAGATGCATATCACTTGGTTCATAATGATGTTCCTCCACTACTACCTGAATTACTACCTAGTTTTCTGACAAACACTATTAATTCAAAATTGCTGCAAGCGATGTCTGACGACAACCCACTTTACATGTACGCTGCTGGATATAAACAACTTTACCAAGCCTTGGAAGTAGAGCGACATCACTGGATTCCTGATTTAGCATTGAAATTGGCGCAGACTTTATCGCATTTACTTGATGAGGTATGGGCAAAGGAACAGGTGGATTACTCAGTTAACACATGGTTGCAACTACGCCAAGTTTCACAACACAGAGAAATCCATCCTTTACGAGCAATGCAATCAGCTATAAAGATAGAAGATGAAGGATATATTGAAAAATTAAAAGAATATTTTACAGCAGTTGGTGATAGTCAAAGTGTCACCTATGCTGAGGAATTATTGAATGCTATTGCTCAAGAGAAAGACAAACGTCAACACGAATCTGTTTATCTTAGTCACACCCTGATTGGACACTCTGATAAAGTCACATCTGTAGCCATAAGCCCAGATGGACAAATTTTAGTCAGTGGGTGTGCAGATAAAACCGTAAAAATTTGGAATCTTAGTACAGGAAAAGTTGTCCGCACTTTAACTGAAAAAATTGGAGAAGTTTCATCAGTGGCTATTAGTCCTGATGGAAATTTGCTAGTTGTTGGTAGCTGCGAACACCCTAGAAATAATGTTAAAGTATGGCATCTTGCAACTGGTAAATTATTGCATACTCTTTTAGGGCATCAAAAACCTATTAACTGTGTAGTAATTAGTCCAGATGGACTAATTCTTGCCAGCGCTAGTAACAAAATTAAAATTTGGAACTTGCATACAGGCGATCCTCCAGCTCTTAGCCGCCCTTTGGGCGAACGCATTTCCACTCTTTGGCATTCATCCGCAGTTTATGCTGCTGCGATTAGTCCAGATAGTGCAATTCTTGCCAGTGGTAGCAGTGATCATAAGATTAGACTATGGAATCCAATCACAGGAGAACTATTAAGTACTCTTAGCGGGCATTCAGGTGAGGTGAAAGCAATAGCTATTTCTCCTGATGGTCAATTCTTGCTCAGCGGTAGTACAGATAAAACTATCAAAATTTGGCATCTTTGTACTGGTAAAGTATTACATACGCTGACTGGACATTCAGATGAAGTGACATCAATAGCTGTTAGTCCTGATGGAAAAACTCTTTATAGCGGTAGTGCTGATAAAACCATCAAGATGTGGCATTCGCAGACGGGAGAATTGCTGCAAACCCTTATAGGACATTCACAGGTGATAAACTCTGTTGCTATTAGTTCAGATGGTCGTTTTATTGCTAGTGGTAGTTCTGACAAAACAATCAAAATTTGGCGTGTAGGCTTTTGA
- a CDS encoding AraC family transcriptional regulator → MKEHSELWNEAFENTTKNLSSEPYEIFGEIPKQLGKGSMEVIELYPTLKLAIFDYEYLDDVVTKIPDYEHPLQFRVHLSGKIIDEHGRQVGEGYTLISGSGIQRKMTIREFQRVVGVDIEMSSDLLRTFFPTNDGKILPELDLLVKDNDWQTLLYPRTTIAIEEVARQIVNCPYQGVMKRMYLQAKVVELMSLQLTPLLAGEGGVQKSPRLKKRTIARIHHAREILLSRLENPPSLVELGQQVGVSDRTLRYGFRELFGTTVFTYLTDKRMEQAEQLLREGKLTVAEVANLVGYCHLGHFAAAFKRKFGITPSDCLWGGKSLCGS, encoded by the coding sequence ATGAAAGAGCACAGCGAACTTTGGAATGAAGCTTTTGAGAATACTACCAAAAACTTATCCTCAGAGCCTTATGAAATATTTGGTGAAATACCCAAGCAATTAGGCAAAGGATCTATGGAAGTAATCGAACTATATCCCACTCTCAAGCTGGCGATTTTTGACTATGAGTACCTCGATGACGTAGTAACTAAAATTCCTGATTACGAGCACCCTCTGCAATTTCGTGTTCATCTGTCAGGAAAAATCATAGATGAACACGGCAGACAGGTTGGCGAGGGATATACACTCATTTCTGGTAGTGGTATTCAACGAAAAATGACTATTCGAGAATTCCAGCGAGTTGTAGGTGTTGACATTGAGATGTCCTCTGATTTGTTGAGAACTTTTTTCCCTACAAATGATGGAAAAATTCTTCCAGAGTTGGATTTATTAGTGAAGGATAATGACTGGCAAACATTACTCTACCCAAGAACTACGATCGCCATCGAAGAAGTAGCACGGCAAATTGTCAACTGTCCTTACCAAGGAGTAATGAAGCGGATGTATTTACAGGCGAAGGTGGTGGAGTTGATGTCGTTGCAATTGACTCCTCTGTTAGCGGGTGAGGGTGGAGTGCAAAAATCGCCGCGACTTAAGAAAAGAACGATCGCCCGTATTCATCATGCCAGAGAAATTTTGCTCTCTCGTCTAGAGAATCCACCCTCATTAGTAGAATTGGGACAACAGGTGGGGGTAAGTGATCGCACTCTCCGTTATGGATTTCGGGAATTATTTGGTACAACAGTGTTTACCTATCTTACCGATAAACGCATGGAGCAAGCAGAGCAACTTCTACGCGAAGGGAAACTAACTGTTGCCGAGGTTGCCAACTTGGTTGGTTATTGCCATTTAGGACACTTTGCTGCAGCCTTCAAGCGCAAATTTGGGATCACACCCAGCGATTGTTTGTGGGGTGGAAAATCCCTTTGTGGATCGTAA
- a CDS encoding CoA-acylating methylmalonate-semialdehyde dehydrogenase — protein sequence MEKVMTLPNYINGQWCTSSTMEYLDVLNPATAEILVKVPLSPACEVNEAVEAAAEAFVSWRRTPPTERVQYLFKLKNLLEENLEDLARTITLECGKTLAESQGEMQRAIENVEVACGIPMMMQGTNLEDIARGIDEMMIRQPLGVAAVIAPFNFPGMIPFWFMPYALACGNTYIVKPSEKVPLTMQKIFQLLEKTGLPKGIVNLVNGAKEAVDAILDHPKIRAISFVGSTPVAKYIYSRAAANGKRVQCQGGAKNPLIVLPDADLEMTTRIAADSAFGCAGQRCLAASIAVTVGQTRHTFTEAIAETAKKRVVGNGLESGVEMGPVITTQSKTRIEDLIQKGANEGATVLVDGRDPNISGYENGNFIRPTILQNVDPAGEIARTEIFGPVLSLIHLETIEQAIALINSGQYGNMACLFTTSGAAARKFRYEAEAGNIGINIGVAAPMAFFPFSGWKESFFGDLHGQSNHAVEFFTQTKVVVERWPKDWSRQF from the coding sequence ATGGAAAAAGTGATGACATTACCCAACTACATTAATGGTCAGTGGTGTACATCTAGTACTATGGAATACTTGGATGTCCTCAACCCAGCAACAGCAGAGATACTGGTTAAAGTGCCTTTGTCACCTGCTTGTGAGGTAAACGAAGCGGTAGAAGCAGCAGCAGAGGCTTTTGTGAGTTGGCGACGCACTCCACCCACGGAACGAGTGCAGTACTTATTTAAACTTAAGAATCTGCTAGAAGAGAATTTAGAAGACTTGGCTCGTACAATTACATTAGAATGCGGTAAAACGTTGGCAGAGTCCCAAGGCGAGATGCAGCGTGCTATTGAAAATGTAGAAGTTGCTTGTGGTATCCCTATGATGATGCAGGGTACGAACCTAGAAGACATTGCCAGAGGTATCGATGAAATGATGATTCGCCAACCTTTGGGAGTTGCTGCAGTCATTGCCCCATTTAATTTTCCGGGGATGATTCCCTTTTGGTTCATGCCTTATGCCCTAGCCTGCGGTAACACCTACATTGTCAAGCCGTCGGAGAAGGTACCGCTAACAATGCAAAAAATCTTCCAGTTGTTAGAAAAAACAGGATTGCCCAAGGGTATCGTCAACTTGGTAAATGGTGCCAAAGAAGCTGTAGATGCAATTTTGGATCATCCTAAAATTCGAGCAATAAGCTTTGTTGGTTCTACACCTGTCGCTAAATATATATATAGTAGGGCGGCGGCAAATGGCAAACGTGTCCAATGCCAAGGTGGTGCAAAAAATCCCCTGATTGTTTTACCAGATGCAGATTTAGAGATGACAACACGCATTGCTGCTGACAGTGCTTTTGGTTGTGCAGGACAACGTTGTCTTGCTGCTTCAATAGCAGTGACTGTGGGACAAACGCGTCACACGTTTACAGAAGCAATAGCCGAGACTGCTAAAAAACGAGTTGTCGGTAATGGTTTAGAATCAGGCGTAGAAATGGGACCAGTGATTACAACCCAAAGTAAGACACGAATTGAGGATTTGATTCAAAAGGGGGCAAATGAAGGGGCGACGGTGTTAGTGGATGGACGAGATCCGAATATATCTGGTTATGAAAATGGTAATTTTATACGTCCCACGATTCTGCAAAACGTTGACCCAGCAGGTGAAATAGCCCGGACGGAAATTTTTGGTCCGGTGCTGAGTTTGATACATTTGGAGACTATTGAACAGGCGATCGCCCTGATCAACAGCGGTCAATATGGCAACATGGCTTGTCTTTTCACCACCAGTGGCGCAGCTGCCCGTAAGTTCCGTTATGAAGCAGAAGCTGGTAATATTGGTATTAACATAGGAGTTGCCGCACCAATGGCGTTTTTCCCGTTCAGTGGTTGGAAAGAAAGCTTTTTTGGTGATTTACACGGTCAAAGCAATCATGCTGTAGAATTTTTTACTCAAACCAAAGTCGTCGTGGAACGTTGGCCTAAGGATTGGTCGCGTCAATTTTGA